The window TTCAATCGCGGCACCACGTTCCACAAGGACTTTGCCGGCAGCGTCGGTGAAGGTTGGCTGGCTGCCCTTGCTGTCGAAATACAGACCACGGTCGCGGAACTGCACATCGCTGATATCCGCCGCTGCCGCCACCAGGTTACGCACATTGACCTGACTGCTGCCGCTGAACACGATGCCGTTGCGGTTAATCAGCATGACGGTACCGTCCGCCTTGATCTGTCCTTGAATCTGGCTGGGCCGCGCGCTCGGATCATTGACCCGGTTGAGCACCGCCCAGTTGGACTGCTGGGCAAATTCCATCGTGGTATTGCGCCCGACGTTGAAGGTTTCCCAATTGAGAATCGCCTTGTCGGCAGTCTGCTCGATCTTCACCGAGGTCTTGCCGTCGGCCTGGGTTTGTTGCGGGCCTTTGGCATTCATCCAGCCCTGGGCCAGGCTGTTGTCGACTTTCAGACCGCCCTCGCCCAGTCCATCGGGCACCACTTGCACGCTGCCCAGTGCGGCGGCGCGTCCGGCCGCTTGTGCCGCCTGCTGGGCGGCGATCGCCGCCACGGTGTTGTTGAGTGTCTGCAACGAACGCTGTAACTGCTGATCGGCCCGCTGCTGCTGGGCCAGCGGTGGCGTCATCCCCGGCAAACCACCCACGCCAGGTCTCGCCGCCGCTGCTTGCTGCGCAACACCTTTAGCGGCAAACCAGCTCGAGCTGAACGCGGTTGCGGCCTCGGCACTGCCCGCCACCAGACACAACGCCATCGCCTGGGCCAGCGGCTTGAGCAACCACTGGGCCGGATCGCCAGCGCCACGGTTTGCAGGCTGGACACGGGTACTGCGACGGGAGGTGCGAGCAAGCATCACTACAGATCCTTTTTGATTGCAGGCCGGTTCAGCCCTGCTGTTACGACATAGGCAGTTGGCGAGCATCACGACCGAACGGATGTCACACAAATTTCATGTTCGAGGTGTAAATCGGCAAAAAAAATGGCAGCAGCCCGAAGGCAGCTGCCATTTCATTGCGCGTGAAACGAGGCTTGCTTAAGGACGACCGACACCGTTGCAGGCGTTGGCGTTGTTGATGTCCAGGTTGTTGCCCGAGCTGTTGGTGATGAAGTTGGCGGTCACGGCGGTTTTCCAGTTGTTTGGAACCGGCGTGAAGCTGTGGGCAACGGTGGCAACGTTGTTGCCCGGGTTGCTGTAGTGAGTAGTCAGGAAGGCTTTGACATCAGCGGCCACGGCTGCGTCCTTGTAGCACTGGCCGAAGATGAAGTTGGTGTAAGCCACGATCGGATAACCGGTGGCCGGGTTAGGCACGACTGGCGCCCACTGTGCCGGGTTGGCCGGCGCGGTTGGCAAGGCAGCAGTGCTGAGTGCCAGGGTCACGTTGGCGTTGGTTGGCTGTACGCCATTGACGCGGGCAACCACGGCGTTGCTGGTTGCGTTCACGCCGTCCGGACCGACGTAACCGATGGAACCGTCTACGGCGTTCACGGCAGTCGCCACGTCAGCGGTGTTGGCTACGCCGACCCAAGTCGAAGGCAGAGCAGAACCGGCTGGCAGACGAGCGTTGCTGAAGGTGGAGTTGACGGCGAATTTGCCTGGGCAAACAGCATTCAAGTGGCGGCTGAGGATTTCAGTGGTGCCACTGGAAACGTTGCGGTAAAC of the Pseudomonas sp. Seg1 genome contains:
- a CDS encoding substrate-binding domain-containing protein — encoded protein: MFKRTLIAASLTVAALASAQAMAVTGGGASLPAALYKGSANSILPANFSYAVTGSGVGKSAFLTNNSAQFSTTGTVHFAGSDSILSASELSTYTTNFGTSYGPLIQLPSVATSVAIPYKKAGQTALNLTSTQLCNALSGSVTDWGTLLGTSDTTPIRVVYRNVSSGTTEILSRHLNAVCPGKFAVNSTFSNARLPAGSALPSTWVGVANTADVATAVNAVDGSIGYVGPDGVNATSNAVVARVNGVQPTNANVTLALSTAALPTAPANPAQWAPVVPNPATGYPIVAYTNFIFGQCYKDAAVAADVKAFLTTHYSNPGNNVATVAHSFTPVPNNWKTAVTANFITNSSGNNLDINNANACNGVGRP